A window of the Candidatus Amarolinea dominans genome harbors these coding sequences:
- a CDS encoding AAA family ATPase: protein MDKNRRLAVAIVLSSTFTLIIGLLSDLAAQFLTPAVANRQVLVWGALVATFLVSLPVAIYLSLRESSSKDSVRAGAPPPAPYARFWGRDALLDELMAVLREPSVKPMIGIDGLGGIGKTAVARELVERSLSEHLFDTVIWEPRATGMIGAAETRLTWQAFISAVGRQLGAPHIQRLSADEQMQYLAGLLKTARILIVLDNLETAATDQAEFAQRLAPLLLPSCKALLTSRRRFTGDVYAVHLAGLDEESSLQLTRHEARMKGIGRVIAASTDELRKIASATGGSPLAIKLIVGQLHHLPLEHVLKALETVRLDAVTPGEGDEYVGFYKSVFWRSWRVLSEEAQRLLISMAVFSPGLGGTLDMVTGVSGINTNRVSRRIDELWRASLVEVDNVSLQQTRYYLHPLTQYFVKSDIVKED from the coding sequence ATGGATAAAAATCGTCGTTTGGCTGTGGCCATCGTCTTATCGAGTACGTTTACTCTGATAATTGGTTTGCTATCGGATTTGGCAGCCCAATTCCTGACCCCTGCTGTTGCCAACAGACAAGTGCTGGTGTGGGGCGCTCTTGTAGCGACCTTTCTCGTTTCTTTGCCTGTCGCTATCTATCTCTCACTGCGGGAGTCATCCAGTAAGGATTCCGTCCGTGCAGGAGCTCCGCCTCCTGCACCTTATGCCCGATTCTGGGGACGTGATGCACTGTTGGATGAATTGATGGCGGTACTACGCGAACCAAGCGTCAAGCCGATGATTGGTATTGACGGATTGGGAGGTATCGGCAAAACCGCGGTCGCCCGTGAGCTCGTCGAGCGCAGCCTGAGTGAACATCTTTTCGATACCGTGATCTGGGAACCACGGGCTACTGGCATGATAGGCGCCGCAGAAACACGTCTGACCTGGCAGGCGTTCATTTCGGCAGTCGGGCGACAGCTTGGTGCTCCCCATATTCAACGTCTGTCGGCTGACGAACAAATGCAATATCTGGCGGGATTGCTGAAGACTGCCAGGATTCTGATTGTGCTAGATAACCTAGAAACTGCGGCAACTGATCAGGCCGAATTCGCACAACGACTGGCCCCATTGTTGCTGCCTTCCTGCAAAGCACTCCTAACCAGCCGGCGTCGGTTCACAGGCGATGTCTATGCAGTGCATTTGGCGGGACTGGATGAAGAAAGCAGTTTGCAATTGACGCGTCATGAGGCCAGGATGAAGGGGATAGGTCGCGTGATAGCGGCCTCCACCGACGAGCTACGCAAGATTGCGAGTGCGACGGGCGGCTCTCCCCTCGCAATCAAACTAATTGTTGGGCAGCTTCATCACTTACCTCTTGAACATGTCTTGAAGGCACTGGAGACAGTCCGTCTAGATGCGGTTACACCAGGAGAGGGTGACGAATATGTTGGTTTCTACAAGAGTGTCTTCTGGCGGTCTTGGCGTGTACTTTCAGAAGAGGCGCAGAGATTACTGATTTCAATGGCCGTTTTTTCTCCGGGGCTTGGCGGTACCTTGGACATGGTGACTGGTGTCAGTGGCATAAATACAAACCGGGTATCCAGGCGAATCGATGAATTATGGCGCGCCTCACTGGTCGAGGTAGATAACGTTTCACTCCAACAGACACGCTATTACCTTCACCCATTGACACAATACTTTGTCAAATCAGATATCGTAAAAGAAGACTGA
- a CDS encoding tetratricopeptide repeat protein, whose product MTICENYVQEHNTSPDTLGTELPNILIAIQICEKQHNLISLGFLIHSTGEMLLGAGHKDKYQRWLELILSDTSIAADTNTRDLLLALIDDYANTLNSAGERSRALILYERLLSETEGDPLLQAFAHLGLGAVQLGASRIDLARNHWLQARANAQECNAPDIVTLANYFLGEPDNHSDVLVSLEQAPFSRKPKSANWRRYLWCQMQAMRHFQRKEYTHASTLYCEALQLATTLADERGKALAMFHLGEIARVQDRIDEALHYLHQSEDIARRMDDQTGLASIYASLGRLYLYQEQYSLALPNLRECVLLESAWGETRILAENLYWLGYALANTGRIEEAQDCFLRARAIFMHMDQERVTDVDRALARLEAALEAGT is encoded by the coding sequence GTGACTATTTGTGAGAATTATGTTCAAGAACACAATACATCTCCGGATACGCTTGGCACGGAATTGCCAAATATACTTATTGCGATTCAGATCTGCGAGAAGCAGCATAACTTGATCTCTTTAGGATTTCTGATCCATTCTACTGGAGAGATGTTATTGGGTGCCGGGCATAAAGACAAATATCAGCGTTGGCTTGAGCTCATACTCTCAGATACATCCATTGCTGCTGATACCAACACACGCGACCTTCTACTGGCCTTGATTGATGACTATGCAAATACTCTCAACTCGGCAGGTGAGCGCAGTCGTGCGTTGATCCTTTATGAACGGTTGCTTAGTGAGACCGAAGGAGATCCGTTGCTGCAAGCCTTTGCCCATTTGGGATTGGGTGCCGTCCAACTAGGTGCCAGTCGAATAGATTTGGCACGAAATCATTGGCTGCAAGCCCGCGCCAATGCTCAGGAGTGCAATGCGCCAGACATAGTAACCCTGGCCAACTATTTTCTGGGGGAACCAGACAATCACTCGGATGTGCTGGTTAGTCTCGAACAAGCGCCCTTCTCTCGCAAACCCAAGTCTGCAAACTGGCGACGGTATCTTTGGTGTCAGATGCAAGCGATGCGCCACTTCCAAAGGAAAGAATACACCCATGCCAGCACTTTGTACTGCGAGGCGCTCCAATTGGCTACAACTTTGGCTGACGAACGCGGTAAGGCATTGGCCATGTTCCATCTGGGTGAAATTGCTCGCGTGCAAGACAGAATTGATGAGGCTTTGCACTATCTCCATCAAAGTGAAGATATCGCTCGCCGCATGGATGACCAGACTGGACTGGCCAGCATTTATGCCAGTTTAGGACGGTTGTATCTCTATCAGGAACAGTATAGCCTGGCTCTTCCCAACCTACGTGAGTGCGTTCTGCTCGAAAGCGCGTGGGGCGAAACTCGGATCCTGGCTGAGAATCTATACTGGCTTGGATATGCGCTGGCTAACACAGGAAGAATCGAAGAGGCACAAGACTGCTTCTTGCGCGCGCGTGCGATTTTTATGCATATGGACCAAGAGCGCGTTACCGACGTGGATCGAGCTCTTGCCAGGCTTGAAGCGGCTTTGGAGGCAGGCACATGA
- a CDS encoding tetratricopeptide repeat protein, with the protein MSFFQPTGWAEKHSRKSQQRFAQQFLAYAETHWQEHDVLQRELPNLRIAINLLIRQQSPVQTAEMISSLSSLWLAQGYWQEALDYFDHARPLLDRWHSERTGNQQVELGWGQVQVVAVMARFLQGLHQEARESLQCLLRELHLEDKSASLLLLLFAGLVNQSKEESRELNVLYDEWLVRIREIENLSMRGAALDLIARQLADQGDVNRSLELLREKMEIDSQRHDIYAICETLCSLASVARSAGLDALADDCLQEVMKLSAINQKSEAYAEALRERAAIALKQENYPLASDLYREILAMARQRKSKPAIANTLRLLVFAAEELGQSIDSLLEESLSVSRDIGDYAGMIRSWIQLGTLAQEQGKADQAQDQFEKARNLAEQIQDQELLALAWQSLGELAEERENWIEARHCYERCLEVSNDMTNSEGRALALRNLGHVLINLRDIDLAVNMFSASAEIHARTGDWESYAGNLYDLAYVAALEGRAEDTREFYQQCVTILRRIGSTHLEEIDEAKQHLEQTLASSSAHNLQLRRNLQYSETASYMDSEVRCTP; encoded by the coding sequence ATGAGTTTTTTTCAACCTACAGGCTGGGCTGAAAAGCACTCACGAAAAAGCCAGCAGCGGTTTGCTCAACAGTTCTTAGCCTATGCCGAGACTCATTGGCAGGAGCACGATGTATTGCAGCGTGAGTTGCCTAACTTGCGAATTGCGATTAACCTGCTCATTCGCCAACAATCCCCAGTGCAGACAGCAGAGATGATTTCATCTCTCAGTAGCCTCTGGCTTGCGCAGGGTTATTGGCAGGAAGCACTGGACTACTTTGATCATGCACGACCGCTTCTGGATCGTTGGCACTCAGAGCGCACTGGCAATCAGCAGGTAGAACTCGGCTGGGGGCAAGTGCAGGTGGTTGCTGTGATGGCCCGATTTTTACAGGGCCTGCATCAGGAAGCTCGTGAATCTCTTCAATGTCTCCTCCGCGAACTGCACCTCGAAGACAAATCTGCGTCTTTGCTGTTGCTTCTGTTTGCAGGCCTGGTCAATCAATCAAAGGAAGAGTCACGCGAACTGAACGTGCTCTACGACGAATGGCTGGTAAGGATCAGGGAGATCGAGAACCTATCCATGAGGGGTGCCGCGCTCGACTTGATTGCAAGGCAACTGGCCGACCAGGGAGATGTGAATCGTAGCCTTGAGCTATTGCGTGAGAAAATGGAGATTGACAGCCAGCGGCATGACATTTACGCCATTTGCGAGACGCTATGCTCTTTGGCCTCGGTAGCCAGATCTGCCGGACTAGACGCTTTGGCTGACGATTGTCTGCAGGAAGTAATGAAACTCAGTGCCATCAATCAGAAATCCGAAGCTTACGCTGAGGCATTGCGTGAACGTGCTGCCATTGCGTTGAAACAGGAAAACTATCCTCTCGCCAGTGATCTTTATCGCGAGATCCTGGCAATGGCGCGTCAGCGCAAGAGCAAACCCGCCATAGCCAATACCTTGCGACTCCTGGTCTTTGCGGCTGAAGAGTTGGGCCAGAGTATTGATAGCCTGCTTGAAGAGAGTCTTTCAGTCAGTCGCGATATCGGTGATTATGCTGGCATGATCCGTTCATGGATCCAACTTGGGACGCTTGCACAAGAACAAGGCAAAGCAGATCAGGCGCAGGATCAGTTCGAGAAAGCCCGTAATCTTGCGGAGCAAATACAAGACCAAGAACTGCTGGCCCTGGCCTGGCAGAGCCTTGGAGAACTTGCTGAGGAGCGAGAGAATTGGATCGAAGCCCGCCACTGTTACGAACGATGCCTGGAGGTGTCCAATGATATGACAAATTCAGAGGGACGGGCGCTTGCGCTGCGTAACCTGGGTCATGTGTTGATCAACTTGCGGGATATCGACTTAGCCGTCAACATGTTCAGCGCCAGCGCCGAGATACACGCACGGACCGGAGACTGGGAATCGTACGCTGGAAATCTTTATGACCTTGCCTATGTGGCAGCCCTGGAAGGACGAGCAGAAGATACGCGAGAATTTTACCAACAGTGTGTGACTATTCTGCGCCGGATTGGTTCGACTCATTTGGAGGAAATCGATGAAGCAAAACAGCATCTCGAACAAACCTTGGCCTCAAGCTCTGCACATAATCTCCAACTCCGCCGAAACCTCCAGTATTCTGAGACTGCCTCATACATGGATTCCGAAGTCAGATGCACCCCGTGA